The following are encoded together in the Labrus mixtus chromosome 2, fLabMix1.1, whole genome shotgun sequence genome:
- the cfap52 gene encoding cilia- and flagella-associated protein 52: MTFETSNVSEPWPQLQLESVIGFNGHVISGLRVHPDREHLIYPLGSTVILKRIKDDKQEFLQGHTNNVSCVSVSRSGSYIASGQLNFMGFKAPIIIWDFAQRREYTQMVLHNSKVEALSFSPHDKYLVSLGGQDDGRIVVWNIETKQAICGSPASAQSAGHCLTVHFSNTNDNVFVSAGSETLRVWELDVHNRKIRPTECQTGKLRRIVNCVEISEDDQFIYCGTTSGDIMKINLERRLMADCGPLKTKYSQGVNVLRALKSGDLLVGSGSGTFSLCSKTNFKTLKQVQLEKGVTSIALRGEGQQFFAGTEAGQIYSFSYDDFKAELISTSHTSPVNEVAMCFGTSELFATCSAEDIRVWHIHKPKELLRITVPNMTCNAVDFMVDGHSIISAWNDGKIRLFAPESGRLMILIPNAHRMGVTAIAGTRSCRRIVSGGGEGRVCVWELQPHGHKLLDTMKEHKATVTCIKIKSNDKVCVTASEDGSCVIWDIERFKSLRLLLANTMFRSVCYHPEEYQIITGGRDGLITYFDVCDGETIRNIAGSPSGAAINAIDISQDGRHFVTGGDEKIVKVWDFMEGDVTHVGVAHGGSVTSVKLCCNNSTLISTSADGAIFRWRFPHPPSSS, encoded by the exons ATGACTTTTGAAACATCTAATGTGTCTGAACCGTGGCCTCAACTCCAGTTGGAGTCTGTTATTGGATTTAACG GTCATGTGATTTCTGGCCTCAGAGTCCACCCGGACAGAGAGCACCTGATCTATCCGCTGGGCAGCACAGTCATTCTGAAGAGAATCAAAGATGACAAGCAGGAATTTCTTCaaggacacacaaacaatgtATCCTGCGTTTCAGTGTCCAGAAGCGGATCTTACATTGCCTCTGGACAACTCAACTTCATGGGCTTCAAG GCTCCGATTATAATCTGGGACTTTGCTCAGCGGAGAGAGTACACCCAGATGGTGCTCCACAATTCCAAAGTAGAAGCGCTGTCCTTCTCTCCACATGACAAATACCTGGTGTCCCTCGGAGGTCAGGATGACGGCAG AATTGTGGTGTGGAACATCGAGACCAAGCAGGCCATCTGTGGGAGCCCAGCGTCAGCTCAGAGCGCTGGTCACTGCCTCACGGTGCACTTCTCAAACACTAAtgacaatgtgtttgtttctgctgggAG TGAGACATTGCGAGTCTGGGAGCTGGACGTTCATAACAGGAAAATCCGGCCCACAGAGTGTCAGACAGGCAAGCTAAGGAGGATTGTCAACTGTGTTGAG ATTTCAGAGGATGACCAGTTCATTTACTGCGGCACCACCAGTGGAGACATCATGAAGATCAACCTGGAAAGGAGGCTCATGGCAGACTGTGGTCCGCTCAAAACCAAATACAGCCAG GGTGTCAATGTCCTAAGGGCACTGAAGTCTGGAGACCTGCTGGTAGGCTCTGGATCAGGcaccttctctctgtgctccaaGACTAACTTCAAGACTCTAAA GCAAGTCCAGCTGGAAAAGGGGGTGACGTCCATCGCTCTGAGAGGAGAGGGCCAGCAGTTCTTTGCTGGGACGGAGGCCGGTCAGATTTACAGCTTCAGTTATGACGACTTTAAAGCCGAACTCATTTCCACCAGCCACACCAGTCCTGTTAATGAAGTGGCCATGTGTTT TGGAACATCTGAATTATTTGCAACATGCTCCGCAGAGGACATCAGGGTGTGGCACATACACAAGCCCAAAGAGCTGCTGCGCATCACCGTACCCAACATGACCTGCAATGCTGTGGACTTCATGGTCGACGGACACAGCATCATCAGTG CATGGAACGATGGTAAGATTCGTTTGTTTGCTCCGGAAAGTGGCCGCCTCATGATCCTCATTCCCAACGCGCACAGAATGGGCGTGACAGCAATCGCAGGCaccaggagctgcaggaggatcgtcagtggaggaggagaggggcgG gtgtgtgtttgggagCTGCAGCCTCATGGCCATAAGCTGCTGGACACCATGAAAGAGCACAAAGCCACCGTCACATGTATCAAAATCAAGAGCAACGACAAAGTGTGTGTCACTGCCAGCGAGGACGGCTCCTGCGTCATCTGGGACATTGA gcGCTTCAAGAGTCTTCGTCTGTTGCTCGCCAACACCATGTTTCGTTCAGTGTGCTACCACCCCGAAGAATACCAGATCATCACCGGCGGCAGAGACGGACTG ATAACCTACTTTGATGTATGTGACGGCGAGACCATCAGAAACATCGCGGGCTCGCCGTCGGGGGCCGCCATCAATGCAATAGACATCTCCCAGGACGGCAGACACTTTGTGACAG gtGGAGATGAAAAGATCGTGAAGGTGTGGGACTTCATGGAAGGGGACGTGACCCACGTCGGGGTCGCTCACGGCGGCAGCGTCACCAGCGTCAAGCTCTGCTGCAACAACAGCACCCTGATCAGCACCAGCGCCGACGGAGCCATATTCAGATGGAGGTTCCCCcaccctccttcttcttcttaa
- the LOC132992663 gene encoding zinc finger protein ZFP2-like, which yields MGPDAESVPKTSSSDEGPGVIVVKVISDSDSDDASCTAENSKQSESNPADKCHPCSVCGKVFDRPSKLERHKPVHTREPKTVHQCEHCEKSFTQQEKLIRHQSCHNRTNKHPCPDCGKVFNRPSKLERHKRTHSKKPKVPHQCSFCMKTFSKLNKLVRHKRMHTGEKPFTCSVCGKGFSESGHCKAHEKTHQEQPEKPHRCADCGMCFFKASELRRHFRSHTGEKPFRCSLCESRFSRSEGLKRHMRSHTGERPYKCIVCEKGFYSRHDMNIHGLTHSGEKPHLCPVCGKGFSQLGNMKEHEQNVHIKSEKYICNLCGATFTRYKSLTKHQRTHTGERPYLCLTCGRRFSWSHSLSRHRRSHAHRQMSMDTAKDTSSFEAPSENQAAVEEVKS from the exons ATGGGCCCTGACGCTGAATCTGTCCCTAAAACATCATCTTCAGATGAAG GCCCGGGAGTAATCGTCGTCAAGGTGATCTCAGACTCAGATTCGGACGATGCATCGTGCACCGCCGAGAACTCCAAGCAGTCGGAGAGCAACCCGGCGGACAAGTGTCACCCCTGCTCCGTCTGCGGGAAGGTGTTCGACAGGCCGTCCAAGCTGGAGCGACACAAACCGGTCCACACGAGGGAGCCCAAGACCGTTCATCAGTGTGAGCACTGCGAGAAGAGTTTCACGCAGCAGGAGAAGCTGATCCGACACCAGAGCTGCCACAATCGGACTAACAAACACCCGTGTCCCGACTGCGGGAAAGTGTTTAACAGGCCTTCCAAGTTAGAGAGGCATAAGCGCACGCACTCCAAGAAACCCAAGGTGCCTCATCAGTGTTCGTTCTGCATGAAGACGTTCAGTAAACTTAACAAACTGGTGCGTCACAAGCGGATGCACACGGGAGAGAAGCCTTTCACCTGCTCGGTCTGCGGGAAAGGGTTCTCCGAGTCCGGGCACTGCAAAGCGCACGAGAAGACGCACCAGGAGCAGCCGGAGAAACCCCACCGCTGCGCCGACTGCGGGATGTGTTTCTTCAAGGCGTCGGAGCTGCGTCGGCACTTCCGCTCGCACACGGGGGAGAAGCCGTTCAGATGCAGCCTGTGCGAGAGCCGCTTCTCCCGCTCGGAGGGACTCAAGAGACACATGAGGAGCCACACGGGGGAGCGGCCGTACAAGTGCATCGTCTGCGAGAAGGGGTTTTACTCGCGTCACGACATGAACATTCACGGGCTGACCCACTCGGGGGAGAAACCGCACCTCTGCCCCGTGTGCGGGAAGGGCTTCTCGCAGCTCGGCAACATGAAAGAGCACGAGCAGAACGTCCACATCAAGTCGGAGAAGTACATCTGCAACCTGTGCGGGGCGACGTTCACTCGGTACAAGTCTCTGACCAAACACCAGCGGACGCACACGGGAGAAAGACCCTACCTGTGCCTCACATGCGGCCGCAGGTTTTCATGGAGCCACTCTCTGAGCAGGCACCGCAGGTCGCACGCACACAGGCAGATGTCGATGGACACGGCCAAAGACACGTCGAGTTTTGAAGCGCCCTCTGAGAATCAAGCAGCCGTTGAAGAAGTGAAATCTTAA